One region of Permianibacter fluminis genomic DNA includes:
- a CDS encoding SPOR domain-containing protein → MAQRDYAKNKGKSKSSSGGNTTFRVLLIGLIIGFALGFGSHWWFADTFSNAKELVAHAKSVGTDKATPEPVTGTKPDKKAADSKYKPLKVDPQTEAEWSFQELLEEKTEPAANPGTGNKAVASAAKPIVMGCAAFSGQDKAETMKAQIAFAGLQADVKPVTNQAGARLYRVQLGPYANKRDAESDKRKLEEAGINTCKIW, encoded by the coding sequence ATGGCTCAACGCGATTACGCCAAGAACAAAGGCAAGAGCAAAAGCAGCAGTGGCGGCAACACCACGTTCCGGGTGTTGCTGATCGGCCTCATCATCGGCTTTGCGCTCGGCTTCGGCAGTCACTGGTGGTTTGCCGATACCTTTTCCAACGCCAAGGAGTTGGTCGCGCATGCCAAGAGCGTCGGTACCGACAAGGCGACGCCGGAACCGGTGACGGGCACCAAACCCGACAAGAAAGCCGCCGACAGCAAATACAAACCCCTGAAAGTCGATCCGCAAACCGAAGCGGAATGGAGCTTCCAGGAATTGCTGGAAGAAAAAACCGAACCGGCCGCCAACCCGGGCACTGGCAACAAAGCGGTGGCGAGCGCCGCCAAACCGATCGTCATGGGCTGCGCCGCGTTCAGCGGTCAGGACAAAGCCGAAACCATGAAAGCGCAAATCGCTTTTGCCGGTTTGCAGGCAGACGTCAAGCCGGTGACCAATCAGGCGGGCGCCCGGCTGTATCGGGTCCAGCTCGGTCCGTACGCCAACAAGCGTGACGCCGAAAGCGACAAGCGCAAGCTGGAAGAAGCCGGCATCAATACCTGCAAGATCTGGTAA
- the hslV gene encoding ATP-dependent protease subunit HslV, with protein MEQMHGTTIVSVRRNGVVVVGGDGQVTLGNTVMKGNARKVRRIFNGKVIAGFAGGTADAFTLFERFEQKLEQHGGRLQRAAVELAKDWRTDRMLRRLEALLIVADKECSLIITGNGDVVETDNQLLAIGSGGPYVQAAATALLENTQLGAREIVEKSLNIAGDICIYTNRSLTIEELS; from the coding sequence ATGGAGCAGATGCACGGCACGACCATTGTGTCGGTGCGCCGCAACGGTGTCGTCGTCGTGGGCGGTGACGGTCAGGTCACGCTCGGCAACACCGTGATGAAAGGCAATGCCCGCAAAGTCCGGCGTATTTTCAACGGCAAAGTCATCGCCGGATTTGCCGGCGGCACCGCCGATGCTTTTACTCTGTTTGAACGCTTTGAACAGAAGCTGGAACAGCACGGTGGCCGCTTGCAACGCGCAGCGGTCGAGCTGGCCAAAGATTGGCGCACCGATCGCATGCTGCGCCGGCTGGAGGCTCTGCTGATCGTCGCTGACAAGGAATGCTCGCTGATCATCACCGGCAACGGCGATGTCGTGGAAACCGACAATCAATTGCTCGCGATCGGTTCAGGTGGTCCCTATGTGCAAGCCGCCGCCACCGCGTTGCTGGAAAATACCCAGCTCGGCGCCCGCGAAATTGTCGAGAAGAGTCTGAACATTGCCGGCGATATCTGCATTTACACCAATCGCAGTTTGACGATTGAAGAACTGAGTTAA
- the hslU gene encoding ATP-dependent protease ATPase subunit HslU, with protein MTPREIVHELDKHIVGQQAAKRAVAIALRNRWRRLNVPADLRNEITPKNILMIGPTGVGKTEIARRLAKLANAPFIKVEATKFTEVGYVGKDVDTIIRDLVDVAVKLVREQEVTKVKHRAADAAEERILDALLPPPRSFNDANLEQKTDSNTRQIFRKKLREGQLDDKEIELNVAGPAMNVEIMTPPGMEEMTSQLQSLFQGLAPNKSQTRKLKIADAMKLLTEEEAEKLVNQEDIKQVAVQAVEQNGIVFIDEIDKVARRSEYAGADVSREGVQRDLLPLIEGCTVSTKYGTIRTDHILFIASGAFSFSKPSDLIPELQGRLPIRVELKALTVDDFVRILTEPDAALTKQYAALLATEGVTLSFTDDGIRRLAEIAFAVNEGTENIGARRLHTVMERLLEEVSFDAKQGQISIDAAFTDRQLGELAKNEDLSRYIL; from the coding sequence ATGACCCCGCGCGAAATTGTTCATGAACTGGACAAGCATATCGTCGGTCAGCAAGCCGCCAAGCGAGCGGTGGCGATTGCGCTGCGCAATCGCTGGCGCCGGCTCAATGTGCCGGCCGATCTGCGCAATGAAATCACCCCGAAAAACATTTTGATGATCGGCCCAACCGGCGTTGGCAAAACCGAAATCGCCCGACGTCTGGCCAAACTGGCCAATGCACCGTTCATCAAGGTTGAAGCCACCAAATTCACTGAAGTCGGTTACGTCGGCAAGGACGTCGATACCATCATCCGCGATCTGGTCGATGTCGCGGTCAAGCTGGTGCGCGAGCAGGAAGTGACCAAGGTCAAGCACCGCGCTGCCGATGCCGCCGAAGAGCGGATTCTGGATGCGTTGCTGCCGCCGCCGCGCAGTTTCAACGACGCCAATCTGGAGCAAAAGACCGACAGCAACACCCGGCAGATTTTCCGCAAGAAGCTGCGTGAAGGTCAGTTGGATGACAAAGAGATTGAGCTCAATGTTGCCGGCCCGGCCATGAATGTCGAGATCATGACGCCACCGGGCATGGAAGAAATGACTTCTCAGCTGCAAAGTCTGTTTCAGGGCCTGGCACCGAACAAAAGCCAGACTCGCAAACTGAAAATCGCCGACGCGATGAAACTGCTGACCGAAGAAGAAGCCGAGAAGCTGGTCAACCAGGAAGACATCAAACAGGTTGCCGTGCAGGCGGTCGAGCAAAACGGCATCGTCTTCATTGACGAAATCGACAAGGTCGCCCGGCGCAGCGAATACGCCGGCGCCGATGTGTCGCGCGAAGGGGTCCAGCGTGATCTGCTGCCGCTGATCGAAGGCTGCACCGTCAGCACCAAATACGGCACCATCCGCACCGATCACATTCTGTTCATCGCCAGCGGCGCGTTCAGCTTTTCCAAACCTTCGGATTTGATTCCCGAGCTGCAGGGCCGTTTGCCAATCCGGGTCGAGCTGAAAGCACTGACAGTCGATGACTTTGTCCGCATCCTGACCGAACCAGATGCCGCCCTGACCAAACAATACGCCGCGCTGCTCGCCACCGAAGGTGTCACGCTGTCGTTCACCGATGATGGCATCCGCCGGTTGGCCGAGATTGCCTTTGCCGTCAACGAAGGCACCGAAAACATCGGCGCGCGTCGCCTGCATACGGTGATGGAACGCTTGCTGGAAGAAGTCTCGTTTGACGCCAAGCAAGGCCAGATCAGCATCGATGCCGCGTTCACCGACCGGCAACTCGGCGAGCTGGCCAAGAACGAAGACTTGAGCCGGTATATCCTGTGA
- a CDS encoding gamma-butyrobetaine hydroxylase-like domain-containing protein — protein sequence MTTALPTAIHLHKASRKLEIQFTDGQGFLLDAEYLRTHSPSAEVRGHGVGQETLVFGKQDVGIVTLEPVGQYAIKIVFDDGHDSGLFTWQYLYELGSEYQQKWQAYLLRLQQAGQSREPVKEPLFKPL from the coding sequence ATGACAACCGCACTGCCGACCGCAATACATCTGCACAAAGCCTCACGCAAACTGGAGATCCAGTTTACCGATGGTCAAGGCTTTCTGCTCGACGCCGAGTACCTGCGCACGCATTCGCCGTCGGCGGAAGTGCGTGGTCATGGCGTGGGTCAGGAGACGCTGGTGTTCGGCAAGCAAGACGTCGGCATAGTAACGCTGGAGCCGGTCGGCCAGTACGCGATCAAGATTGTGTTTGATGATGGTCACGACAGCGGTTTGTTTACCTGGCAATACTTGTACGAGCTCGGCAGTGAATACCAACAGAAGTGGCAGGCTTACTTGCTGCGTTTGCAGCAGGCTGGCCAGTCGCGCGAGCCAGTGAAAGAGCCACTATTCAAACCGTTGTAA
- the ubiE gene encoding bifunctional demethylmenaquinone methyltransferase/2-methoxy-6-polyprenyl-1,4-benzoquinol methylase UbiE, translated as MTEQTQQDGSTSAEQTTHFGYKTVAANEKQKLVAGVFHSVAQKYDIMNDVMSFGVHRIWKRYALEMAGIRPGQQILDLAGGTGDLAALFSPRVGPTGKVICADINSSMLSVGRDKLTDLGLLGNLEFVQANAECLPFADNQFDAVTIAFGLRNVTDKDKALASMCRVLKPGGRLLVLEFSKPQHEWLSKAYDLYSFSLLPKMGKLIANDEDSYRYLAESIRMHPDQETLKQMTLNAGFASCEVFNLTGGIVALHRAFKA; from the coding sequence ATGACAGAGCAAACGCAGCAAGACGGTTCAACGAGTGCCGAACAGACCACGCACTTTGGCTACAAGACCGTTGCCGCCAACGAAAAACAGAAACTGGTCGCCGGTGTGTTCCATTCGGTGGCGCAGAAATACGATATCATGAATGACGTGATGTCATTCGGCGTGCACCGGATCTGGAAGCGTTACGCGCTCGAGATGGCCGGCATTCGGCCGGGTCAGCAGATTCTGGATTTGGCCGGCGGCACCGGCGATCTGGCGGCACTGTTCAGTCCTCGGGTCGGACCAACCGGCAAGGTGATCTGCGCCGATATCAACAGTTCGATGCTCAGTGTCGGTCGCGACAAGCTGACCGATCTGGGTTTGCTGGGCAATCTGGAATTCGTTCAGGCCAATGCCGAGTGCCTGCCGTTTGCCGACAATCAATTCGATGCTGTGACCATTGCCTTTGGTCTACGCAATGTCACCGACAAGGACAAGGCGCTGGCCTCCATGTGCCGAGTGTTGAAACCGGGTGGCCGCCTGCTGGTGCTGGAGTTTTCCAAACCGCAGCACGAGTGGCTCAGCAAAGCCTACGATCTGTATTCGTTCTCGCTGCTGCCGAAGATGGGCAAGCTGATCGCCAATGATGAAGACAGCTATCGGTATCTGGCCGAATCGATCCGGATGCATCCGGATCAGGAGACCCTGAAGCAGATGACGCTAAACGCCGGCTTCGCCAGTTGTGAGGTGTTCAATCTGACTGGCGGTATTGTCGCGCTGCACCGCGCATTCAAAGCCTGA
- a CDS encoding ubiquinone biosynthesis accessory factor UbiJ, which produces MLPLPMLQWLEPGLNKVLALDPATAARLPALAGRPLRVLLTPFNSSLTLTVSDGQLCFAGPETEAAITLTGSLQDFTQAALNRGEMTAGRLQVQGDVGAAQRWQQFFADLQPDWEEELSKYLGDIAGPQLANVLRSVTSWLKTALSQLQQTGVEYLQEESRMLVAPAELQAFLADVDRLRDDAERLLQKARLQSGMKSGAGL; this is translated from the coding sequence ATGCTGCCGCTACCGATGCTGCAATGGCTGGAACCGGGACTGAACAAGGTGCTGGCGTTGGACCCGGCTACCGCCGCGCGCCTGCCGGCCTTGGCCGGTCGACCGCTGCGGGTGTTGCTGACGCCGTTCAACAGCAGCCTGACGCTGACTGTGAGCGACGGTCAGCTATGCTTTGCCGGCCCGGAGACGGAAGCCGCGATCACGCTGACCGGTTCGCTGCAGGATTTCACCCAGGCCGCGCTGAACCGCGGCGAAATGACCGCCGGCCGCTTGCAGGTGCAAGGCGATGTTGGCGCCGCCCAGCGCTGGCAACAATTCTTTGCCGATTTGCAACCGGATTGGGAAGAAGAGCTGTCGAAATATCTCGGCGATATCGCCGGACCGCAGCTGGCGAATGTGCTGCGTTCCGTTACCAGCTGGTTGAAAACGGCGCTGAGTCAATTGCAGCAAACCGGTGTCGAGTACCTGCAGGAAGAATCGCGGATGTTGGTGGCGCCGGCCGAGCTGCAAGCGTTTCTCGCCGACGTTGATCGGCTGCGCGATGACGCCGAGCGGTTGCTGCAAAAAGCCCGCCTGCAAAGCGGCATGAAGTCGGGAGCGGGTCTGTGA
- the ubiB gene encoding ubiquinone biosynthesis regulatory protein kinase UbiB encodes MKWWRLAWRTLAILRVLIHYRLDRDVRVREARGLLWLLRVLFFWQPRCAIRPGRGERLRLALVALGPIFVKFGQMLSTRRDLLPPDLADALAELQDKVPPFDSRMAVREIETALGQSVSTAFARFDSEPLASASVAQVHAATLLDGHDVVVKIIRPGIREQIRADLELLHALARLIEWLHVDGPRLRPREVIADYEHTLLDELDLRIEAANTTTLKRNFADGELLYVPDIHWSLVRENLLVIERIHGIPIGDVEALRRAGVDMAELSARGVRIFFTQVFRDRYFHADMHPGNIFVDVSNPKKPRYIAIDCAIMGSLSERDQVYLAENFVAFFNRDYRRIAELHVESGWVPAGTKVEAFEAAVRANCEPIFGKPLAEISFGVFLLQLFQTARRFNMSVQPQLVLLQKTLFYIEGLGRQLYPELDLWQTAKPYLEEWTRERTSPRRLLKRLAERAPIWLNDVPALPELAINALKARAEGSHVHDLGRQLRSLFAREARQRAAMQRQLAGIVLLTLGVAALLAPIMPPAVGAVLAAGGAYLGLTGSWARRR; translated from the coding sequence GTGAAGTGGTGGCGATTGGCCTGGCGAACGCTGGCTATACTGCGGGTACTGATCCATTACCGGCTGGACCGTGATGTCCGGGTGCGGGAAGCGCGCGGACTGTTGTGGCTGCTGCGTGTCTTGTTCTTCTGGCAACCACGCTGCGCGATCCGTCCGGGTCGCGGTGAACGCCTGCGGCTGGCGCTGGTTGCGCTTGGTCCCATCTTTGTAAAATTTGGTCAGATGCTGTCGACCCGGCGCGATTTGCTGCCGCCGGATCTGGCCGATGCGCTGGCTGAATTGCAGGACAAAGTGCCGCCATTCGATTCGCGCATGGCCGTTCGCGAAATCGAAACCGCACTCGGTCAGTCGGTCAGCACCGCGTTTGCGCGTTTTGACAGCGAGCCGTTGGCATCGGCTTCAGTCGCACAGGTGCATGCCGCGACGCTGCTCGACGGTCATGATGTCGTGGTCAAGATTATCCGGCCGGGCATACGTGAACAGATCCGTGCCGATCTGGAGTTGCTGCACGCGCTGGCGCGGCTGATCGAGTGGCTGCACGTCGACGGCCCACGGCTGCGGCCGCGGGAAGTGATTGCCGATTACGAGCACACCTTGCTCGATGAACTCGATCTGCGCATCGAGGCCGCCAACACCACCACGTTGAAGCGCAACTTTGCTGACGGCGAATTGCTGTACGTGCCGGATATCCACTGGTCGCTGGTGCGGGAAAATCTGCTGGTCATCGAACGCATTCATGGCATTCCGATCGGCGATGTCGAGGCACTGCGCCGGGCTGGTGTCGACATGGCGGAGTTGTCGGCCCGTGGCGTCCGGATTTTTTTCACGCAAGTATTCCGCGACCGCTATTTCCATGCCGACATGCATCCCGGCAATATTTTTGTCGATGTCAGCAATCCGAAGAAGCCCCGCTACATCGCCATCGACTGCGCCATCATGGGTTCGCTGTCGGAACGCGATCAGGTCTATCTGGCGGAAAACTTTGTCGCATTTTTCAACCGTGACTATCGCCGCATTGCCGAGCTGCATGTCGAGTCCGGCTGGGTTCCGGCCGGCACCAAGGTCGAAGCGTTTGAAGCGGCCGTTCGGGCAAACTGCGAACCGATATTTGGCAAGCCGCTGGCAGAAATTTCGTTCGGCGTATTTCTGCTGCAACTATTCCAGACCGCGCGCCGGTTCAACATGAGCGTGCAACCGCAGCTGGTGTTGTTGCAGAAAACGCTGTTCTACATTGAAGGACTCGGCCGCCAGCTCTATCCCGAGCTGGATCTTTGGCAAACCGCCAAACCGTATCTGGAAGAGTGGACCCGCGAACGCACCAGTCCGCGTCGACTGTTGAAGCGGCTGGCCGAACGGGCGCCGATCTGGCTGAACGATGTCCCGGCGTTGCCGGAGCTCGCCATCAACGCGCTGAAAGCGCGCGCCGAAGGCAGCCATGTTCATGATCTCGGCCGGCAATTGCGCAGCCTGTTCGCCCGTGAAGCCCGGCAACGGGCGGCGATGCAGCGGCAATTGGCCGGTATCGTGCTGCTGACGCTGGGTGTGGCGGCGCTACTCGCGCCGATCATGCCCCCGGCCGTGGGCGCGGTGCTGGCGGCCGGTGGTGCCTATCTGGGACTGACCGGTAGCTGGGCGCGTCGGCGCTGA
- a CDS encoding histidine triad nucleotide-binding protein has translation MSDCIFCRIIAGQIPASMVYQDEHVVAFKDIHPKASVHVLVVPRKHIATLADAEAVDQSLLGHMMLALPKVAQSQGLDTGFRTVLNTGHGGGQEVFHMHFHVLGGKALPFTV, from the coding sequence ATGAGTGATTGCATTTTCTGTCGCATCATTGCCGGCCAGATTCCGGCCAGCATGGTTTATCAGGATGAACACGTCGTGGCGTTCAAGGACATTCATCCCAAAGCCAGCGTGCATGTGCTGGTGGTGCCGCGCAAACACATCGCGACGCTGGCCGATGCCGAAGCGGTCGATCAGAGCCTGCTCGGTCACATGATGCTGGCGCTGCCAAAAGTGGCGCAAAGCCAGGGCCTCGACACCGGCTTTCGCACGGTGCTGAACACCGGCCATGGCGGCGGTCAGGAAGTGTTTCATATGCATTTTCACGTACTCGGTGGCAAAGCGCTGCCGTTCACTGTTTGA
- the tatA gene encoding twin-arginine translocase TatA/TatE family subunit — protein MIGFKEILVILLIVLLVFGSKKLANIGSDLGAAIKGFKKSMADGEAEHDKEKADKAAAIDAPKDDKK, from the coding sequence ATGATTGGCTTCAAGGAAATTCTGGTCATTCTGTTGATCGTGTTGCTGGTGTTCGGCTCGAAGAAGCTGGCCAACATCGGTTCCGATCTGGGCGCCGCCATCAAGGGCTTCAAGAAATCGATGGCTGACGGTGAAGCCGAGCATGACAAGGAAAAGGCCGACAAAGCCGCAGCGATTGACGCACCGAAAGACGACAAGAAATAA
- the tatB gene encoding Sec-independent protein translocase protein TatB produces MFDVGFTELVLIGLVALLVLGPTKMLELSRIAGRWAGRLRRQFNEVKDDIDRELKLEDMRRKLAEEERALRDNLDVKAAVGANLPSIDPLHDIAATPAPTPAPTPTPATDPKPVTAPTPVAAAGSNAMPVQAQMDLGQSHHPAQPQAEAGNTTSKDAAT; encoded by the coding sequence GTGTTCGACGTTGGCTTCACCGAACTGGTCCTGATTGGCTTGGTCGCGCTGCTGGTACTGGGCCCGACCAAGATGTTGGAGCTGTCCCGCATCGCCGGCCGCTGGGCTGGTCGTCTGCGCCGGCAATTCAATGAGGTCAAGGATGATATTGACCGCGAATTGAAGCTGGAGGACATGCGCCGCAAGCTGGCCGAAGAAGAGCGCGCGCTGCGCGACAATCTCGATGTGAAAGCGGCGGTTGGTGCCAACCTGCCCAGCATCGATCCGCTGCATGACATCGCGGCAACGCCAGCACCGACGCCGGCGCCGACACCGACCCCTGCAACAGACCCCAAACCCGTGACCGCCCCGACTCCGGTAGCCGCCGCTGGCAGCAATGCCATGCCAGTACAAGCGCAGATGGATCTGGGTCAGAGTCATCATCCGGCGCAGCCGCAGGCTGAGGCCGGCAACACCACCAGCAAGGATGCGGCAACGTGA
- the tatC gene encoding twin-arginine translocase subunit TatC, giving the protein MPLVAHLLELRNRLMKAALAVLICLFPLMYYSNELFALFAKPLVKYLPAGSMLIATDVASQFFAPFKLALVAALLIAMPVVIYQIWAFIAPGLYKHEKSLTRPILVSAVLLFYTGIAFAYFLVFPVVFGFFATIQIEGVTYMPDISMYLDFALFMFIAFGISFEIPVIVLLLVKMGVVPVQKLKDWRPYMIVMAFVIAAILTPPDPVSQTMMALPMCLLYELGVFAARMLSKPKAEAGEESTAS; this is encoded by the coding sequence ATGCCGCTGGTTGCGCATTTGCTGGAACTGCGCAATCGCCTGATGAAAGCGGCACTGGCCGTGCTGATCTGCCTGTTTCCGCTGATGTATTACTCCAACGAACTGTTTGCGTTGTTTGCCAAGCCGCTGGTCAAGTATCTGCCGGCCGGCTCGATGCTGATCGCCACCGATGTGGCTTCGCAGTTTTTCGCGCCGTTCAAACTGGCACTGGTAGCGGCTTTGCTGATCGCCATGCCGGTAGTGATTTATCAAATCTGGGCGTTTATCGCGCCCGGTTTGTACAAGCACGAGAAAAGCCTGACCCGGCCGATTCTGGTCTCGGCCGTGCTGCTGTTCTACACCGGCATCGCGTTCGCCTATTTTCTGGTGTTCCCGGTCGTGTTCGGTTTCTTTGCCACCATCCAGATTGAAGGCGTGACCTACATGCCGGACATCAGCATGTATCTGGATTTCGCGCTGTTCATGTTCATCGCGTTTGGCATCAGTTTCGAGATTCCGGTGATTGTGCTGCTGCTGGTCAAGATGGGTGTGGTGCCGGTGCAAAAGCTGAAAGACTGGCGCCCCTACATGATCGTCATGGCCTTTGTGATCGCGGCCATCCTGACGCCGCCGGATCCGGTTTCGCAAACCATGATGGCGCTGCCGATGTGCCTGCTGTATGAGCTCGGCGTATTTGCCGCCCGAATGCTCAGCAAGCCCAAAGCGGAAGCCGGCGAAGAATCAACGGCAAGCTAG
- the tatD gene encoding 3'-5' ssDNA/RNA exonuclease TatD, with the protein MWIDIGVNIGAKQFADDQAAVVQRAVAAGVDTMLFTGTSLSESAALLSLAERYQQYTTVGVHPHHASDWQADSSAALRALAGYPRVCAIGECGLDFNRNFSPPAAQEQAFVAQLALAAELSLPVFLHCRDAHDRFLHLLLPWLPRLPGAVLHCFTGSRRELAECLQQGLFIGITGWICDERRGQELLAMLPEIPLDRLLLETDAPWLLPRDLKPAPKDRRNEPAYLPHIAATVARQLGIQLAQLATQTSANARRLFALPGTG; encoded by the coding sequence ATGTGGATCGATATCGGCGTCAATATCGGCGCCAAGCAATTTGCTGACGATCAGGCGGCGGTTGTGCAGCGGGCCGTGGCAGCCGGTGTCGACACGATGCTGTTTACCGGCACGTCGCTGAGCGAAAGCGCGGCGTTGTTGTCGCTGGCTGAGCGCTATCAGCAATACACGACCGTCGGCGTTCACCCTCATCATGCCAGCGACTGGCAGGCCGACAGCAGCGCCGCGCTACGCGCGCTGGCTGGTTATCCCCGCGTGTGCGCCATCGGCGAATGCGGGCTCGATTTCAATCGCAATTTTTCCCCACCGGCGGCGCAGGAGCAGGCCTTTGTGGCACAGCTGGCGCTGGCGGCCGAATTATCGCTGCCAGTGTTTCTGCATTGTCGCGACGCCCACGATCGCTTCCTGCACTTGCTACTGCCTTGGTTACCGCGCCTGCCCGGTGCCGTGCTGCATTGTTTTACCGGCAGCCGCCGGGAATTGGCCGAATGCCTTCAACAAGGCCTGTTCATCGGTATCACCGGCTGGATCTGCGATGAGCGCCGTGGCCAGGAATTGCTGGCAATGCTGCCGGAGATTCCGCTTGATCGTTTGCTGCTGGAAACCGATGCGCCCTGGTTGCTACCGCGCGATTTGAAGCCAGCGCCAAAAGATCGGCGCAACGAGCCGGCTTACCTGCCCCACATCGCGGCAACGGTTGCCCGCCAGCTTGGCATTCAACTCGCGCAGCTGGCGACCCAGACCAGCGCCAATGCCCGCCGCCTGTTTGCCCTGCCCGGCACCGGCTGA
- a CDS encoding MFS transporter: MSDGHQLALMRQRRFLPFFCTQFLGAFNDNLFKIALVLLVTYSGLYSDGQIGLLTNIANGLFILPFFLFSATFGQLADKLEKTILIRATKLLEISIMVIAAIGFHFHHMPTLLAALFLMGTHSTLFGPVKYGILPQHLHRDELIGGNGLIEMGTFVAIMLGQLVAPFFMKSGLVAEATFMMIGVAVIGYLTGRKVPAAPPTDPLLKINWNFITETSRLLKYAASQRVVFLAILGISWFWFYGAIVLAQMPAYAKQTLGGNEDVFALLLAMFTIGIAIGSLLCERLSQGRIEIGLVPFGSIGLTVFALDLAFASKLPHSDALLTVGMFIAQSGSFRILADLLLIGLFGGFYIVPLYTMVQTRTSENMVSRVIAANNVMNAAFMVVAAGLGAGLLAAGVSIPQLFLITALLNAAVVIYLYKLVPEFLLRFVAWILINTLYRLRESGMKQIPAEGPAVLVCNHVSFVDAIIIAAAVPRPVRFVMYHGIFKIPVLSWLFRTVKAIPIAPAKEDAAMKERALDAVAAALAAGEVVCIFPEGKITSDGNINEFRPGVEDIIKRTPVPVVPMALRGLWGSYFSRKDGAAFRGLPWKLWMKVELVAEAPLAPAAVSAVDLQQRVQALRGELA, encoded by the coding sequence ATGTCTGATGGTCATCAACTGGCGCTGATGCGGCAACGCCGCTTTTTGCCGTTCTTCTGCACCCAGTTTCTCGGCGCGTTCAACGACAACCTGTTCAAAATTGCGCTGGTGTTGCTGGTCACCTACAGTGGCCTGTACAGCGATGGCCAGATCGGTTTGCTGACCAATATTGCCAACGGGCTGTTCATATTGCCGTTTTTTTTGTTCTCGGCGACGTTTGGCCAGCTGGCTGACAAGCTGGAGAAAACCATTTTGATTCGCGCCACCAAACTGCTGGAAATCAGCATCATGGTGATCGCGGCCATCGGTTTCCACTTCCACCACATGCCGACCTTGTTGGCGGCACTGTTTCTGATGGGTACCCACTCAACGCTGTTTGGGCCGGTCAAGTACGGCATTCTGCCGCAGCACCTGCATCGCGATGAGCTGATCGGCGGCAACGGCCTGATCGAGATGGGAACGTTTGTGGCCATCATGCTAGGTCAATTAGTCGCTCCATTCTTTATGAAATCAGGCTTGGTGGCTGAGGCGACATTTATGATGATTGGCGTTGCAGTGATTGGCTACCTGACAGGGCGCAAGGTACCGGCGGCACCGCCAACGGATCCTTTACTGAAGATTAATTGGAACTTCATCACCGAAACTTCACGCCTTCTCAAATATGCCGCTTCACAGCGCGTTGTATTCCTCGCCATTCTGGGCATCTCCTGGTTCTGGTTTTATGGAGCGATTGTGCTGGCACAAATGCCGGCATATGCCAAGCAAACTCTCGGTGGCAATGAAGATGTTTTTGCTTTGCTCTTGGCGATGTTCACGATTGGAATCGCCATCGGTTCATTGTTGTGTGAGCGGTTATCACAAGGTCGAATTGAAATTGGACTGGTGCCGTTTGGTTCGATTGGGTTGACCGTGTTTGCGCTCGATCTGGCTTTCGCGAGTAAGCTGCCGCATAGCGATGCTCTATTGACAGTTGGAATGTTTATCGCTCAATCCGGTAGCTTCCGCATATTGGCCGACCTCCTCCTCATCGGCCTATTTGGTGGTTTCTACATCGTGCCTCTCTACACGATGGTGCAAACCCGAACTTCTGAAAATATGGTTTCAAGAGTCATTGCCGCCAATAACGTAATGAACGCGGCTTTCATGGTCGTAGCGGCCGGCTTGGGCGCTGGGCTTCTTGCAGCGGGTGTAAGCATTCCACAGCTATTTCTAATTACGGCGTTGCTGAATGCCGCCGTGGTGATCTATCTCTACAAACTGGTACCGGAATTTCTGCTGCGCTTTGTCGCCTGGATATTGATCAACACGCTGTATCGTTTGCGCGAAAGCGGCATGAAACAGATTCCGGCCGAAGGCCCGGCCGTGTTGGTTTGCAATCACGTCAGCTTCGTCGACGCCATCATCATTGCGGCTGCTGTGCCGCGGCCGGTGCGGTTCGTGATGTACCACGGCATTTTCAAGATACCGGTGCTGTCCTGGCTGTTCCGTACGGTCAAGGCCATTCCGATTGCGCCAGCGAAAGAAGATGCGGCAATGAAAGAACGGGCGCTGGATGCGGTGGCCGCCGCGCTGGCCGCCGGTGAAGTGGTCTGCATTTTTCCCGAAGGAAAAATCACCAGCGATGGCAACATCAACGAATTCCGCCCGGGCGTTGAAGACATCATCAAGCGCACGCCGGTGCCAGTGGTACCGATGGCGCTGCGCGGTCTCTGGGGTAGCTATTTTTCCCGCAAGGACGGCGCCGCATTTCGCGGCTTGCCGTGGAAGCTGTGGATGAAGGTCGAGCTCGTTGCCGAAGCACCATTGGCACCGGCCGCCGTTAGCGCGGTGGATTTGCAGCAGCGTGTGCAAGCGCTGCGTGGTGAGTTGGCTTGA